A window of Trueperaceae bacterium genomic DNA:
GCCCGGGGAACGCCGCGCGGACCTCGGTCCCGCCGAGATCCTCGTGGTCGCCCCCCTGATCGCGGGCATCCTCTGGCTCGGCCTGGCGCCCGCCCCGCAGCTGGAGCGCATCGACGCCTCCGCCGCGGTCGCCACGACCCTCGCGGCGCCGCCCCCGACGCCCCTCGCGCTGCAGGGGGACGCCCGATGATCGCGCCCCCCGACGGCCTCGTCCTGGGCGGCGTCGCGCCCGCCCTCGCCCTGCTGGTCGCCGCCGCGACCGCGTTGATCCTCGGGACCGTCCGCGCCGACGCGCGGCAGGGGGGCGCCGTCGCGCTCCTCGGCCTGGTGGCCAGCGCCGTGTTCGCGGTCCGCAACCTCGTCGATCCCGGCGCGCACGGCGCGACGTTCGGGGTGCAGTGGGTCGTCGACGGCCCCTCCGCCGGCCTGAGCATCGCCATCCTGGTCGGGACGTTCCTCGCGGTGCTGTTGAGTTGGGATGCGCCGGTCGCGCGGGTCGGGGACCGCCCGGAGTTCTACCCGCTGGTGTTGCTGGCTGCGGCGGGCGGCGTCGCGATGGTGCACGCCGGCGACTTCGTCGTGCTGCTCCTCGGCCTCGAGATCCTCAGCCTCTCCGTGTACGCCCTGTCCGCCTGGCGGACCGGGGTCCGGGAGGGCGAGGAGGCCGGCATGAAGTACTTCCTGCTGGGCGCGTTCGCCTCCGCCATCCTGATCTACGGCGTCGCGCTGACGTACGGTGCGACCGGCGCGTTCGACTTCGGTGCGATCGGGGCCGCCCTCGCGGCCGGCGCCCCCGGCCCCCTCGCCCTCCTGGGCGGCGCCTTCGTCCTGGTCGGGCTCGGCTTCAAGGTCGCCTTCGCGCCGTTCCACCAGTGGGCCCCCGACGTCTACACGGGCGCCCCCACCCCCGTCACGGCGTTCATGAGCGTCGTCGTCAAGGTCGCCGCGTTCGGGGCGCTCCTGCGCGTCGCGCGCGACGCGTGGCCCGCGACGGTGCCCAGCCTCGACCTGATGCTCGCGGTCCTCGTCGCCCTCACCCTCGTCGTCGGGAACCTCGGGGCGCTCCTGCAGAGCGGCGCGAAGCGGATGCTCGGCTACTCCGCCGTCGCGCACGCCGGGTACCTGGGTCTCGCCGTCCTCGCCGCGGGGCAGGGTGCCGCCTCGCCCACGACGGTGGTCTG
This region includes:
- a CDS encoding NADH-quinone oxidoreductase subunit N — translated: MIAPPDGLVLGGVAPALALLVAAATALILGTVRADARQGGAVALLGLVASAVFAVRNLVDPGAHGATFGVQWVVDGPSAGLSIAILVGTFLAVLLSWDAPVARVGDRPEFYPLVLLAAAGGVAMVHAGDFVVLLLGLEILSLSVYALSAWRTGVREGEEAGMKYFLLGAFASAILIYGVALTYGATGAFDFGAIGAALAAGAPGPLALLGGAFVLVGLGFKVAFAPFHQWAPDVYTGAPTPVTAFMSVVVKVAAFGALLRVARDAWPATVPSLDLMLAVLVALTLVVGNLGALLQSGAKRMLGYSAVAHAGYLGLAVLAAGQGAASPTTVVWYLLAYTFMNLGAFAVTHLVMHDDPQGDRIEAWQGLGARKPGLAVAMTLFLFSLAGFPPLAGFFGKALAVRAAFEAGWSALAVLALLAAVVAVVYYTRFVFAMWFARAPRAGEVAASDAARWAIGLAAAGTVAMGLFPDVWYALVEGAGVVAALTP